The Gambusia affinis linkage group LG11, SWU_Gaff_1.0, whole genome shotgun sequence genome contains a region encoding:
- the mcf2lb gene encoding guanine nucleotide exchange factor DBS isoform X4, whose translation MFALSGNTEAKRTGKKTLESYIRKVYFGWTAGLPLSLWKMLLWMKTEEMALGELLERLRSVTQTIDEIMQLDSNPPRATDITPDLRKQFAFLSGGRGDNGSPIIVFPEFPAFGEITDREFHNVLTYLTSVPSLSSTDVGFILVIDRRLDRWAAVKGTLLRIAGSFPGNLQLVLVLRPTTLLQRTLSDILFKFNKDEFKMKVPVIMLSSVSELHSYIDRTQLTRELGGTQDYCHEKWISHRTAIEGFALMVKRTAQTLQSFGTELAETELPNEIKTTTILLSTHTSKRDKMKEDVLVALDQGSRLLESINEPVKRDPDHNMNQDELENLATVQRLLSQLDETERAFEEFWVRHQTKLEQCLQLRHFEHNYREVRGLLDSLSEKLVTFSEVGISPAHADHIFCELTSFEERVCEVLDRASALSHEGDELIQKSHYAEDSIQPKCSELRAVSESLSCNLRTKKDYLLKAMELHHRLERASKWVDDGIYLLASQPVDKCQSHEGAELALQELERYLDNAGQNQLTDLCAIWKEYEEVLNQQFREQVEKVYQKQASMQEMFDKRKISLKKLAAKQTRPVQPVAPRPEAFIKSPLSSPAHKAQLEKNWESNLSCEKRNSQLQNEGGGSRHASQSEEEENLAVLRRHVMNELLETERAYVEELLCVLQGYASEMENPTMSHLIPAPLQNKKEVLFGNMPEIYHFHKRTFLRELELYTHCPELVGRCFLERMTDLQIYEKYCHNKPRSESLWRQCSDCAFFQECQKKLEHKLGLDSYLLKPVQRITKYQLLLKEMLKYSKGCDGADDLQEALTSIVGILKAVNDSMHLIAITGFEGNMSELGKLLMQGSFSVWTEHKKGHAKVKDLARFKPMQRHLFLHEKALLFCKRREENGEGYEKAPSYSFKQSLSMNAVGFTENAKGDNKKFEIWSSSREEVYIVQAPTAEVKTTWVNEIRKVLTTQLEACREASQQRAPDQVFQFPPVPTGTVSLSPFKTSQKVKKGEEKKAEPCSPDVTSTCSPKLTVKDEAVTSPTSDRAAVAKKRFTLQGFSNLKTQKGSPTSPDHNTKRQSDPTPFGFKGPPPLHLTRARWFSTSSLLQTKWRGWNKTSLSLDEHDGYSSAEEPLNSDPEDENHKKLCAGKYTVVEDYENEAAEELSVKSGDMVQLVKEGDDGQWFVRNLNTSKESWMAAADLLTLMEKSKSCQSLSSSEGSGNLSTSSSCSET comes from the exons ATGAGATCATGCAGCTGGACTCCAATCCCCCCCGCGCTACTGACATCACGCCTGATCTCAGAAAACAGTTTGCCTTCCTTTCAG GCGGTAGAGGAGATAATGGCAGTCCCATCATTGTGTTTCCAGAGTTTCCTGCATTTGGGGAAATCACGGACAGAGAGTTTCACAACGTCCTAACCTATCTAACAAGTGTGCCTAG cttGTCATCAACGGACGTAGGTTTCATCCTGGTCATCGATCGCAGGCTGGACCGATGGGCGGCTGTCAAGGGGACTCTGCTTCGTATTGCA GGCTCCTTCCCCGGGAATCTCCAGCTGGTCCTGGTTCTGCGGCCCACCACCCTGCTGCAGAGGACGCTCTCAGACATCCTCTTCAAGTTCAACAAGGATGAGTTCAAGATGAAGGTGCCG GTGATCATGCTGAGCTCCGTGAGCGAGCTGCACTCCTACATCGACCGCACCCAGCTGACGCGGGAACTCGGAGGAACGCAGGACTACTGCCATGAGAAGTGGATCTCACATCGAACT GCCATTGAGGGATTTGCACTGATGGTGAAGAGAACAGCGCAGACCCTGCAGTCATTTGGGACGGAGCTGGCAGAAACTGAACTCCCAAATGAAATTAAGACAACAACCATCCTGCTTAGCACACACACCAGCAAGAGGGACAAAATGAAG GAGGACGTACTGGTTGCTCTGGATCAAGGCAGCAGGCTGCTGGAGAGCATCAATGAACCTGTAAAAAGAGACCCTGACCACAACATGAACCAGGACGAACTGGAAAACCTAGCAACAGTACAAAG ACTGCTGTCTCAGCTGGACGAGACAGAAAGGGCttttgaggagttctgggtgaGGCATCAGACCAAACTGGAGCAGTGTTTGCAGCTGCGACACTTTGAGCACAACTACAGAGAG GTCAGAGGTTTGCTGGACAGCCTGTCGGAGAAGCTGGTAACCTTCTCCGAGGTTGGGATCAGCCCCGCTCACGCTGACCACATCTTCTGTGAGCTCACCTCCTTTGAAGAGCGAGTCTGT GAAGTTCTGGACAGAGCCTCGGCGCTGTCTCATGAGGGCGACGAGCTCATCCAGAAGTCCCACTACGCCGAGGACTCCATTCAGCCCAAATGCAGCGAGCTGAGAGCCGTCAGCGAGAGCCTGAGCTGCAACCTCAGGACCAAGAAGGACTACCTGCTGAAAGCCATGGAGCTGCACCATCGGCTGGAGAGG GCATCTAAGTGGGTCGACGATGGCATCTATCTGCTGGCCTCTCAGCCAGTAGACAAGTGCCAGTCCCATGAGGGGGCCGAGCTGGCCTTGCAGGAGTTGGAGCGTTACCTAGACAACGCTGGTCAGAATCAACTGACTGACCTCTGCGCCATCTGGAAGGAGTACGAGGAAGTGCTGAACCAGCAGTTCAGG GAGCAAGTGGAGAAAGTTTACCAAAAGCAAGCGTCCATGCAGGAGATGTTTGACAAGCGGAAGATCAGCCTCAAGAAGCTAGCAGCCAAACAAACCAGGCCAGTGCAGCCAGTGGCTCCGAGACCAGAAGCCTTCATCAAGTCACCACTCAGCTCTCCTG CGCACAAAGCACAGCTGGAGAAAAATTGGGAGTCCAACctcagctgtgaaaaa AGAAACAGCCAACTGCAGAACGAAGGCGGTGGCAGCAGACACGCGTCGCAgtcggaggaggaggagaacctGGCGGTGCTCCGGCG GCATGTAATGAACGAGCTGCTGGAAACCGAGAGGGCCTATGTGGAGGAGCTACTCTGTGTGCTGCAG GGTTATGCCTCTGAGATGGAGAATCCAACCATGTCTCACCTCATCCCAGCGCCTTTGCAGAACAAAAAGGAGGTTCTGTTTGGTAACATGCCAGAGATTTACCATTTTCACAAACG AACCTTTCTGAGGGAGTTGGAGCTTTACACACACTGCCCAGAGTTAGTGGGAAGATGCTTTTTGGAGAGG atgacTGACCTGCAGATCTACGAGAAGTACTGTCACAATAAACCTCGGTCTGAGAGCCTCTGGAGGCAGTGTTCAGACTGCGCCTTCTTCCAG GAATGTCAGAAGAAGCTTGAACATAAGCTGGGTTTAGATTCATATCTGCTGAAGCCAGTTCAGAGAATAACCAAAtatcagctgctgctgaaa GAAATGCTTAAGTACAGTAAGGGCTGCGACGGAGCGGATGACCTGCAGGAGGCGCTGACCTCCATTGTGGGCATCCTCAAGGCTGTCAACGACTCCATGCATCTCATCGCCATCACAGGATTTGAG GGTAATATGAGCGAACTAGGAAAGCTCCTCATGCAGGGCTCATTCAGCGTTTGGACTGAGCACAAAAAAGGTCACGCCAAAGTTAAAGACCTGGCTCGTTTCAAGCCCATGCAGAGACACCTGTTCCTCCACGAGAAGGCTCTCCTCTTCTGcaagaggagggaggagaacGGGGAGGGCTACGAGAAGGCTCCTTCATACAGCTTCAAACAGTCACTTAGT ATGAATGCAGTGGGGTTCACTGAGAATGCAAAGGGAGACAACAAGAAGTTTGAAATCTGGTCCAGCTCCAGAGAAGAGGTTTATATTGTTCAG GCACCGACTGCTGAAGTAAAAACCACATGGGTGAATGAGATCCGGAAGGTTCTCACAACCCAGCTGGAGGCCTGCAGAG AGGCCAGCCAGCAGAGGGCACCAGACCAAGTGTTTCAGTTTCCCCCGGTGCCAACCGGCACAGTGAGTCTCAG TCCTTTTAAGACGAGTCAGAAGGTTAAAaagggagaggagaagaaggCTGAGCCATGCAGCCCTGATGTCACCTCTACTTGTTCACCAAAGCTCACAGTGAAAG ACGAAGCAGTGACAAGCCCGACCTCAGACAGAGCTGCTGTGGCTAAAAAGCGTTTTACTTTACAGGGCTTCAGTAACCTCAAAACTCAGAAAG GATCCCCCACCAGCCCAGACCACAACACCAAACGGCAGAGTGATCCCACGCCTTTTGGCTTCAAAG GTCCTCCTCCCCTTCACCTGACCAGGGCCAGGTGGTTCAGCACCTCTAGTCTCTTACAGACAAAGTGGAGAG GATGGAATAAGACCTCCCTATCATTGGACGAACACGACGGCTACTCCAGCGCCGAGGAGCCTCTTAACTCTGATCCAGAAGACGAAAACCACAAGAAGCTG TGTGCTGGGAAATACACAGTAGTGGAAGACTACGAGAACGAAGCTGCAGAAGAGCTTTCAGTGAAGAGTGGAGACATGGTGCAGCTGGTGAAGGAGGGGGACGACGGACAGTG GTTTGTGCGCAACCTTAACACATCTAAGGAGAGCTGGATGGCTGCTGCTGATCTCTTGACCCTCATGGAGAAGTCCAAGTCTTGTCAGTCTCTCAGCAGCTCAG AAGGCAGCGGGAACCTCAGCACATCCTCCAGCTGCAGTGAGACCTAA
- the mcf2lb gene encoding guanine nucleotide exchange factor DBS isoform X2, which yields MANSSFLMEEDVDLGLDCGISTKANLELTLAEHVIVDSDECLEKQVLDLFVTAGWTEFLSAGKEQREGGPGGDGKRQAEGEEIRADRVLVETGANEQMVEEKTDNRTEEEMDEDLFTRLDPKDECGCRHVRISLEEVERFYKFSCRCHWLCDEIMQLDSNPPRATDITPDLRKQFAFLSGGRGDNGSPIIVFPEFPAFGEITDREFHNVLTYLTSVPSLSSTDVGFILVIDRRLDRWAAVKGTLLRIAGSFPGNLQLVLVLRPTTLLQRTLSDILFKFNKDEFKMKVPVIMLSSVSELHSYIDRTQLTRELGGTQDYCHEKWISHRTAIEGFALMVKRTAQTLQSFGTELAETELPNEIKTTTILLSTHTSKRDKMKEDVLVALDQGSRLLESINEPVKRDPDHNMNQDELENLATVQRLLSQLDETERAFEEFWVRHQTKLEQCLQLRHFEHNYREVRGLLDSLSEKLVTFSEVGISPAHADHIFCELTSFEERVCEVLDRASALSHEGDELIQKSHYAEDSIQPKCSELRAVSESLSCNLRTKKDYLLKAMELHHRLERASKWVDDGIYLLASQPVDKCQSHEGAELALQELERYLDNAGQNQLTDLCAIWKEYEEVLNQQFREQVEKVYQKQASMQEMFDKRKISLKKLAAKQTRPVQPVAPRPEAFIKSPLSSPAHKAQLEKNWESNLSCEKRNSQLQNEGGGSRHASQSEEEENLAVLRRHVMNELLETERAYVEELLCVLQGYASEMENPTMSHLIPAPLQNKKEVLFGNMPEIYHFHKRTFLRELELYTHCPELVGRCFLERMTDLQIYEKYCHNKPRSESLWRQCSDCAFFQECQKKLEHKLGLDSYLLKPVQRITKYQLLLKEMLKYSKGCDGADDLQEALTSIVGILKAVNDSMHLIAITGFEGNMSELGKLLMQGSFSVWTEHKKGHAKVKDLARFKPMQRHLFLHEKALLFCKRREENGEGYEKAPSYSFKQSLSMNAVGFTENAKGDNKKFEIWSSSREEVYIVQAPTAEVKTTWVNEIRKVLTTQLEACREASQQRAPDQVFQFPPVPTGTVSLSPFKTSQKVKKGEEKKAEPCSPDVTSTCSPKLTVKGSPTSPDHNTKRQSDPTPFGFKGPPPLHLTRARWFSTSSLLQTKWRGWNKTSLSLDEHDGYSSAEEPLNSDPEDENHKKLCAGKYTVVEDYENEAAEELSVKSGDMVQLVKEGDDGQWFVRNLNTSKESWMAAADLLTLMEKSKSCQSLSSSEGSGNLSTSSSCSET from the exons ATGGCAAATTCAAGCTTCCTCATGGAGGAGGATGTGGACCTCGGGTTAGACTGTGGGATTAGCACAAAGGCCAACTTGGAGCTAACTCTGGCAGAACATGTGATTGTAGATTCCGATGAATGCCTAGAAAAGCAAGTCTTGGATTTGTTTGTGACTGCAGGATGGACAGAGTTTCTGTCTGCTGGTAAGGAGCAAAGAGAGGGGGGTCCAGGAGGAGATGGAAAGAGACAAGCGGAGGGAGAGGAGATCCGTGCTGATAGAGTTTTAGTGGAGACTGGAGCGAATGAACAAATGGTGGAAGAAAAGACAGATAATCGGACTGAGGAAGAGATGGATGAAGATCTGTTTACACGTTTGGATCCTAAAGACGAGTGTGGATGTCGTCATGTTCGGATTTCTCTTGAAGAGGTGGAGAGATTCTACAAATTTTCCTGTCGTTGCCACTGGCTCTGTG ATGAGATCATGCAGCTGGACTCCAATCCCCCCCGCGCTACTGACATCACGCCTGATCTCAGAAAACAGTTTGCCTTCCTTTCAG GCGGTAGAGGAGATAATGGCAGTCCCATCATTGTGTTTCCAGAGTTTCCTGCATTTGGGGAAATCACGGACAGAGAGTTTCACAACGTCCTAACCTATCTAACAAGTGTGCCTAG cttGTCATCAACGGACGTAGGTTTCATCCTGGTCATCGATCGCAGGCTGGACCGATGGGCGGCTGTCAAGGGGACTCTGCTTCGTATTGCA GGCTCCTTCCCCGGGAATCTCCAGCTGGTCCTGGTTCTGCGGCCCACCACCCTGCTGCAGAGGACGCTCTCAGACATCCTCTTCAAGTTCAACAAGGATGAGTTCAAGATGAAGGTGCCG GTGATCATGCTGAGCTCCGTGAGCGAGCTGCACTCCTACATCGACCGCACCCAGCTGACGCGGGAACTCGGAGGAACGCAGGACTACTGCCATGAGAAGTGGATCTCACATCGAACT GCCATTGAGGGATTTGCACTGATGGTGAAGAGAACAGCGCAGACCCTGCAGTCATTTGGGACGGAGCTGGCAGAAACTGAACTCCCAAATGAAATTAAGACAACAACCATCCTGCTTAGCACACACACCAGCAAGAGGGACAAAATGAAG GAGGACGTACTGGTTGCTCTGGATCAAGGCAGCAGGCTGCTGGAGAGCATCAATGAACCTGTAAAAAGAGACCCTGACCACAACATGAACCAGGACGAACTGGAAAACCTAGCAACAGTACAAAG ACTGCTGTCTCAGCTGGACGAGACAGAAAGGGCttttgaggagttctgggtgaGGCATCAGACCAAACTGGAGCAGTGTTTGCAGCTGCGACACTTTGAGCACAACTACAGAGAG GTCAGAGGTTTGCTGGACAGCCTGTCGGAGAAGCTGGTAACCTTCTCCGAGGTTGGGATCAGCCCCGCTCACGCTGACCACATCTTCTGTGAGCTCACCTCCTTTGAAGAGCGAGTCTGT GAAGTTCTGGACAGAGCCTCGGCGCTGTCTCATGAGGGCGACGAGCTCATCCAGAAGTCCCACTACGCCGAGGACTCCATTCAGCCCAAATGCAGCGAGCTGAGAGCCGTCAGCGAGAGCCTGAGCTGCAACCTCAGGACCAAGAAGGACTACCTGCTGAAAGCCATGGAGCTGCACCATCGGCTGGAGAGG GCATCTAAGTGGGTCGACGATGGCATCTATCTGCTGGCCTCTCAGCCAGTAGACAAGTGCCAGTCCCATGAGGGGGCCGAGCTGGCCTTGCAGGAGTTGGAGCGTTACCTAGACAACGCTGGTCAGAATCAACTGACTGACCTCTGCGCCATCTGGAAGGAGTACGAGGAAGTGCTGAACCAGCAGTTCAGG GAGCAAGTGGAGAAAGTTTACCAAAAGCAAGCGTCCATGCAGGAGATGTTTGACAAGCGGAAGATCAGCCTCAAGAAGCTAGCAGCCAAACAAACCAGGCCAGTGCAGCCAGTGGCTCCGAGACCAGAAGCCTTCATCAAGTCACCACTCAGCTCTCCTG CGCACAAAGCACAGCTGGAGAAAAATTGGGAGTCCAACctcagctgtgaaaaa AGAAACAGCCAACTGCAGAACGAAGGCGGTGGCAGCAGACACGCGTCGCAgtcggaggaggaggagaacctGGCGGTGCTCCGGCG GCATGTAATGAACGAGCTGCTGGAAACCGAGAGGGCCTATGTGGAGGAGCTACTCTGTGTGCTGCAG GGTTATGCCTCTGAGATGGAGAATCCAACCATGTCTCACCTCATCCCAGCGCCTTTGCAGAACAAAAAGGAGGTTCTGTTTGGTAACATGCCAGAGATTTACCATTTTCACAAACG AACCTTTCTGAGGGAGTTGGAGCTTTACACACACTGCCCAGAGTTAGTGGGAAGATGCTTTTTGGAGAGG atgacTGACCTGCAGATCTACGAGAAGTACTGTCACAATAAACCTCGGTCTGAGAGCCTCTGGAGGCAGTGTTCAGACTGCGCCTTCTTCCAG GAATGTCAGAAGAAGCTTGAACATAAGCTGGGTTTAGATTCATATCTGCTGAAGCCAGTTCAGAGAATAACCAAAtatcagctgctgctgaaa GAAATGCTTAAGTACAGTAAGGGCTGCGACGGAGCGGATGACCTGCAGGAGGCGCTGACCTCCATTGTGGGCATCCTCAAGGCTGTCAACGACTCCATGCATCTCATCGCCATCACAGGATTTGAG GGTAATATGAGCGAACTAGGAAAGCTCCTCATGCAGGGCTCATTCAGCGTTTGGACTGAGCACAAAAAAGGTCACGCCAAAGTTAAAGACCTGGCTCGTTTCAAGCCCATGCAGAGACACCTGTTCCTCCACGAGAAGGCTCTCCTCTTCTGcaagaggagggaggagaacGGGGAGGGCTACGAGAAGGCTCCTTCATACAGCTTCAAACAGTCACTTAGT ATGAATGCAGTGGGGTTCACTGAGAATGCAAAGGGAGACAACAAGAAGTTTGAAATCTGGTCCAGCTCCAGAGAAGAGGTTTATATTGTTCAG GCACCGACTGCTGAAGTAAAAACCACATGGGTGAATGAGATCCGGAAGGTTCTCACAACCCAGCTGGAGGCCTGCAGAG AGGCCAGCCAGCAGAGGGCACCAGACCAAGTGTTTCAGTTTCCCCCGGTGCCAACCGGCACAGTGAGTCTCAG TCCTTTTAAGACGAGTCAGAAGGTTAAAaagggagaggagaagaaggCTGAGCCATGCAGCCCTGATGTCACCTCTACTTGTTCACCAAAGCTCACAGTGAAAG GATCCCCCACCAGCCCAGACCACAACACCAAACGGCAGAGTGATCCCACGCCTTTTGGCTTCAAAG GTCCTCCTCCCCTTCACCTGACCAGGGCCAGGTGGTTCAGCACCTCTAGTCTCTTACAGACAAAGTGGAGAG GATGGAATAAGACCTCCCTATCATTGGACGAACACGACGGCTACTCCAGCGCCGAGGAGCCTCTTAACTCTGATCCAGAAGACGAAAACCACAAGAAGCTG TGTGCTGGGAAATACACAGTAGTGGAAGACTACGAGAACGAAGCTGCAGAAGAGCTTTCAGTGAAGAGTGGAGACATGGTGCAGCTGGTGAAGGAGGGGGACGACGGACAGTG GTTTGTGCGCAACCTTAACACATCTAAGGAGAGCTGGATGGCTGCTGCTGATCTCTTGACCCTCATGGAGAAGTCCAAGTCTTGTCAGTCTCTCAGCAGCTCAG AAGGCAGCGGGAACCTCAGCACATCCTCCAGCTGCAGTGAGACCTAA
- the mcf2lb gene encoding guanine nucleotide exchange factor DBS isoform X7, with the protein MLQVSWDEIMQLDSNPPRATDITPDLRKQFAFLSGGRGDNGSPIIVFPEFPAFGEITDREFHNVLTYLTSVPSLSSTDVGFILVIDRRLDRWAAVKGTLLRIAGSFPGNLQLVLVLRPTTLLQRTLSDILFKFNKDEFKMKVPVIMLSSVSELHSYIDRTQLTRELGGTQDYCHEKWISHRTAIEGFALMVKRTAQTLQSFGTELAETELPNEIKTTTILLSTHTSKRDKMKEDVLVALDQGSRLLESINEPVKRDPDHNMNQDELENLATVQRLLSQLDETERAFEEFWVRHQTKLEQCLQLRHFEHNYREVRGLLDSLSEKLVTFSEVGISPAHADHIFCELTSFEERVCEVLDRASALSHEGDELIQKSHYAEDSIQPKCSELRAVSESLSCNLRTKKDYLLKAMELHHRLERASKWVDDGIYLLASQPVDKCQSHEGAELALQELERYLDNAGQNQLTDLCAIWKEYEEVLNQQFREQVEKVYQKQASMQEMFDKRKISLKKLAAKQTRPVQPVAPRPEAFIKSPLSSPAHKAQLEKNWESNLSCEKRNSQLQNEGGGSRHASQSEEEENLAVLRRHVMNELLETERAYVEELLCVLQGYASEMENPTMSHLIPAPLQNKKEVLFGNMPEIYHFHKRTFLRELELYTHCPELVGRCFLERMTDLQIYEKYCHNKPRSESLWRQCSDCAFFQECQKKLEHKLGLDSYLLKPVQRITKYQLLLKEMLKYSKGCDGADDLQEALTSIVGILKAVNDSMHLIAITGFEGNMSELGKLLMQGSFSVWTEHKKGHAKVKDLARFKPMQRHLFLHEKALLFCKRREENGEGYEKAPSYSFKQSLSMNAVGFTENAKGDNKKFEIWSSSREEVYIVQAPTAEVKTTWVNEIRKVLTTQLEACREASQQRAPDQVFQFPPVPTGTVSLSPFKTSQKVKKGEEKKAEPCSPDVTSTCSPKLTVKDEAVTSPTSDRAAVAKKRFTLQGFSNLKTQKGSPTSPDHNTKRQSDPTPFGFKGPPPLHLTRARWFSTSSLLQTKWRGWNKTSLSLDEHDGYSSAEEPLNSDPEDENHKKLCAGKYTVVEDYENEAAEELSVKSGDMVQLVKEGDDGQWFVRNLNTSKESWMAAADLLTLMEKSKSCQSLSSSEGSGNLSTSSSCSET; encoded by the exons ATGAGATCATGCAGCTGGACTCCAATCCCCCCCGCGCTACTGACATCACGCCTGATCTCAGAAAACAGTTTGCCTTCCTTTCAG GCGGTAGAGGAGATAATGGCAGTCCCATCATTGTGTTTCCAGAGTTTCCTGCATTTGGGGAAATCACGGACAGAGAGTTTCACAACGTCCTAACCTATCTAACAAGTGTGCCTAG cttGTCATCAACGGACGTAGGTTTCATCCTGGTCATCGATCGCAGGCTGGACCGATGGGCGGCTGTCAAGGGGACTCTGCTTCGTATTGCA GGCTCCTTCCCCGGGAATCTCCAGCTGGTCCTGGTTCTGCGGCCCACCACCCTGCTGCAGAGGACGCTCTCAGACATCCTCTTCAAGTTCAACAAGGATGAGTTCAAGATGAAGGTGCCG GTGATCATGCTGAGCTCCGTGAGCGAGCTGCACTCCTACATCGACCGCACCCAGCTGACGCGGGAACTCGGAGGAACGCAGGACTACTGCCATGAGAAGTGGATCTCACATCGAACT GCCATTGAGGGATTTGCACTGATGGTGAAGAGAACAGCGCAGACCCTGCAGTCATTTGGGACGGAGCTGGCAGAAACTGAACTCCCAAATGAAATTAAGACAACAACCATCCTGCTTAGCACACACACCAGCAAGAGGGACAAAATGAAG GAGGACGTACTGGTTGCTCTGGATCAAGGCAGCAGGCTGCTGGAGAGCATCAATGAACCTGTAAAAAGAGACCCTGACCACAACATGAACCAGGACGAACTGGAAAACCTAGCAACAGTACAAAG ACTGCTGTCTCAGCTGGACGAGACAGAAAGGGCttttgaggagttctgggtgaGGCATCAGACCAAACTGGAGCAGTGTTTGCAGCTGCGACACTTTGAGCACAACTACAGAGAG GTCAGAGGTTTGCTGGACAGCCTGTCGGAGAAGCTGGTAACCTTCTCCGAGGTTGGGATCAGCCCCGCTCACGCTGACCACATCTTCTGTGAGCTCACCTCCTTTGAAGAGCGAGTCTGT GAAGTTCTGGACAGAGCCTCGGCGCTGTCTCATGAGGGCGACGAGCTCATCCAGAAGTCCCACTACGCCGAGGACTCCATTCAGCCCAAATGCAGCGAGCTGAGAGCCGTCAGCGAGAGCCTGAGCTGCAACCTCAGGACCAAGAAGGACTACCTGCTGAAAGCCATGGAGCTGCACCATCGGCTGGAGAGG GCATCTAAGTGGGTCGACGATGGCATCTATCTGCTGGCCTCTCAGCCAGTAGACAAGTGCCAGTCCCATGAGGGGGCCGAGCTGGCCTTGCAGGAGTTGGAGCGTTACCTAGACAACGCTGGTCAGAATCAACTGACTGACCTCTGCGCCATCTGGAAGGAGTACGAGGAAGTGCTGAACCAGCAGTTCAGG GAGCAAGTGGAGAAAGTTTACCAAAAGCAAGCGTCCATGCAGGAGATGTTTGACAAGCGGAAGATCAGCCTCAAGAAGCTAGCAGCCAAACAAACCAGGCCAGTGCAGCCAGTGGCTCCGAGACCAGAAGCCTTCATCAAGTCACCACTCAGCTCTCCTG CGCACAAAGCACAGCTGGAGAAAAATTGGGAGTCCAACctcagctgtgaaaaa AGAAACAGCCAACTGCAGAACGAAGGCGGTGGCAGCAGACACGCGTCGCAgtcggaggaggaggagaacctGGCGGTGCTCCGGCG GCATGTAATGAACGAGCTGCTGGAAACCGAGAGGGCCTATGTGGAGGAGCTACTCTGTGTGCTGCAG GGTTATGCCTCTGAGATGGAGAATCCAACCATGTCTCACCTCATCCCAGCGCCTTTGCAGAACAAAAAGGAGGTTCTGTTTGGTAACATGCCAGAGATTTACCATTTTCACAAACG AACCTTTCTGAGGGAGTTGGAGCTTTACACACACTGCCCAGAGTTAGTGGGAAGATGCTTTTTGGAGAGG atgacTGACCTGCAGATCTACGAGAAGTACTGTCACAATAAACCTCGGTCTGAGAGCCTCTGGAGGCAGTGTTCAGACTGCGCCTTCTTCCAG GAATGTCAGAAGAAGCTTGAACATAAGCTGGGTTTAGATTCATATCTGCTGAAGCCAGTTCAGAGAATAACCAAAtatcagctgctgctgaaa GAAATGCTTAAGTACAGTAAGGGCTGCGACGGAGCGGATGACCTGCAGGAGGCGCTGACCTCCATTGTGGGCATCCTCAAGGCTGTCAACGACTCCATGCATCTCATCGCCATCACAGGATTTGAG GGTAATATGAGCGAACTAGGAAAGCTCCTCATGCAGGGCTCATTCAGCGTTTGGACTGAGCACAAAAAAGGTCACGCCAAAGTTAAAGACCTGGCTCGTTTCAAGCCCATGCAGAGACACCTGTTCCTCCACGAGAAGGCTCTCCTCTTCTGcaagaggagggaggagaacGGGGAGGGCTACGAGAAGGCTCCTTCATACAGCTTCAAACAGTCACTTAGT ATGAATGCAGTGGGGTTCACTGAGAATGCAAAGGGAGACAACAAGAAGTTTGAAATCTGGTCCAGCTCCAGAGAAGAGGTTTATATTGTTCAG GCACCGACTGCTGAAGTAAAAACCACATGGGTGAATGAGATCCGGAAGGTTCTCACAACCCAGCTGGAGGCCTGCAGAG AGGCCAGCCAGCAGAGGGCACCAGACCAAGTGTTTCAGTTTCCCCCGGTGCCAACCGGCACAGTGAGTCTCAG TCCTTTTAAGACGAGTCAGAAGGTTAAAaagggagaggagaagaaggCTGAGCCATGCAGCCCTGATGTCACCTCTACTTGTTCACCAAAGCTCACAGTGAAAG ACGAAGCAGTGACAAGCCCGACCTCAGACAGAGCTGCTGTGGCTAAAAAGCGTTTTACTTTACAGGGCTTCAGTAACCTCAAAACTCAGAAAG GATCCCCCACCAGCCCAGACCACAACACCAAACGGCAGAGTGATCCCACGCCTTTTGGCTTCAAAG GTCCTCCTCCCCTTCACCTGACCAGGGCCAGGTGGTTCAGCACCTCTAGTCTCTTACAGACAAAGTGGAGAG GATGGAATAAGACCTCCCTATCATTGGACGAACACGACGGCTACTCCAGCGCCGAGGAGCCTCTTAACTCTGATCCAGAAGACGAAAACCACAAGAAGCTG TGTGCTGGGAAATACACAGTAGTGGAAGACTACGAGAACGAAGCTGCAGAAGAGCTTTCAGTGAAGAGTGGAGACATGGTGCAGCTGGTGAAGGAGGGGGACGACGGACAGTG GTTTGTGCGCAACCTTAACACATCTAAGGAGAGCTGGATGGCTGCTGCTGATCTCTTGACCCTCATGGAGAAGTCCAAGTCTTGTCAGTCTCTCAGCAGCTCAG AAGGCAGCGGGAACCTCAGCACATCCTCCAGCTGCAGTGAGACCTAA